The Anguilla anguilla isolate fAngAng1 chromosome 4, fAngAng1.pri, whole genome shotgun sequence genome has a window encoding:
- the LOC118225010 gene encoding lectin-like gives MSRNYLSKNDELRKGDFLISNNREFKAVFQDDGNFVVYGWKPIWSSDTASSEAHRLCMQADCNFVMYKKSDDAMWHTNSAKSSCNMCRVHLKDDGTLVVEREAEEIWSSASSTGRK, from the exons ATGAGCAGAAACTACTTGTCCAAGAATGATGAACTCCGCAAGGGAGATTTTTTAATCTCTAATAATCGAGAGTTCAAAGCTGTGTTCCAG GATGATGGCAACTTTGTCGTTTATGGCTGGAAGCCCATTTGGTCATCCGATACGGCCTCTTCCGAAGCCCACCGTTTATGTatgcaggcagactgcaatTTTGTCATGTACAAGAAGAGCGACGATGCCATGTGGCACACTAACTCTGCCAAATCCAGCTGCAACATGTGCCGCGTCCATCTAAAGGATGATGGAACCCTGGTGGTGGAGAGGGAAGCTGAGGAGATCTGGAGCTCTGCAAGCTCCACAGGCAGGAAGTAA